The following are encoded together in the Bos javanicus breed banteng chromosome 4, ARS-OSU_banteng_1.0, whole genome shotgun sequence genome:
- the TMEM60 gene encoding transmembrane protein 60: MRMSLAQRVLLTWLFTLLFLIMLVLKLDEKAPWNWFLIFIPVWIFDTILLVMLIVKMAGRCKSGFDPRHGSHNIKKKAWYLIAMLLKLAFCLALCAKLEQFTTMNLSYVFIPLWALLAGALIELGYNVFFVRD, encoded by the coding sequence atGAGAATGTCCTTGGCTCAGAGAGTACTACTCACCTGGCTTTTCACATTACTCTTCTTGATCATGTTGGTGTTGAAACTGGATGAGAAGGCACCTTGGAACTGGTTCCTCATATTTATTCCAGTCTGGATATTTGATACTATCCTTCTTGTCATGCTGATTGTGAAAATGGCTGGGCGATGTAAGTCTGGCTTTGACCCTCGACATGGAtcacacaatattaaaaaaaaagcctggtaCCTCATTGCAATGTTACTTAAATTAGCCTTCTGTCTTGCACTCTGTGCTAAACTGGAACAGTTTACTACCATGAATCTGTCCTATGTCTTCATTCCTTTATGGGCCTTACTGGCTGGGGCTTTGATAGAGCTTGGATATAACGTCTTTTTTGTGAGAGACTGA